A DNA window from Drosophila sechellia strain sech25 chromosome X, ASM438219v1, whole genome shotgun sequence contains the following coding sequences:
- the LOC6617513 gene encoding uncharacterized protein LOC6617513 isoform X2: MWGQWQTAAVVAPTAALPPQPSVPPPLPDAPPPPPPSDASAGSGALSSVGASAAIVTAAATVTTDPGFNPYSSGQATGAGNPYQQYTAAQYAAMTPEQQYALQHHWQQWQTYQEEYAKWHAQYGEQYKREMAAAAATTTAIQGVPAPMVATPAPAPVPVVAAPGPQAYPVAHTYYQGVSAAPVQPTTTVAVAGVPPLPGKIMAQPQMYNQPPPPPQKGGYNQHPNDIQSMWPGPPPMQQPPPNRYVGGQMNQMNYNNAGPDNQGFPNLQQPPPNLQRPTPRQQQPHSNNMDHGQWGNNNNRPPWDTSGPPPDNTGQPNRWNGPPPANDVNNRWNGTSFNNNTNTNNNTNRRWDGTSNQAPSGGDQQQNRWMSEPPPSVPNPNQQHQNPNSWMSGPPPSISDPSQDHQQQNNSSQPQNARPNRWQEINSDIDTPPMRTNNKPNSIQNSRNSWGDGGGDGNQSKNPFIKNPQSDFGKYGNSYNNQDQGSSGGSNFGGGGGGFGDDSGGNQSQDSFAGRGSGPGSNNNNFSNNRRQNNRRDNNRNQGFSDERGGGDSGPGGYNQNRGSYNQRNSFNQSNAPYQQSNNQSQQNRNQQQSSDLDEASFDRLFDQWEQQFEEWKLANANHPDRDEYRRYEEEFEKQRRRIAERREQMRRRRQLQMGGSAGGSTTEKQKEAAVGASITADQQPNEDPFQDRGHFADQGPWPESGFGDQGPGSGPNFGHGNRQSGNAGHFGKENRPFESAGVPAFKGNQGPPPGMHNQYETTKEAIQQTLDKQPEESNQGSLTKSATSNENSSDAKKAKTTAPPVDPPIPSLLPPEVKVPAAPVVPDPTVVPPTQPPPVSTNFGKRRQSAAPTQIPAKQVKEEQPIFTISLDDDDEEEEVVQDAPDTPMGRIFKKNDGIPGLDLVDDGSNKNKSSSVFNVVLKDSGDPKAPDESKKQPDDQSAAKKGDESLSKALKDPNFINNLSQAVANVQGREQRDRHEQREDHESGTDGRPLSFAEWQRKKNSGNENKSQDSRDSVSTNSGEKPDKNGPPGGFGPGNGPGGRPGPGPGQNDGSRFDVFGPNQVPGNNFIDLDNNGPPNFGPPGRNFGPNGPGPRGNFGPNFGPNFGPRGPFIRPNGPGPGPNFGPHFRHNGPNFGPNFGPNFGPRPGSRNFGPRGPDGPFGPRRDDFGGPPFGGLRPHMGPNGPGPNMRGFNGGPISDNPFRRQGGPPGPGFGDDDLGAGPPRGPRNFGNRFGNPGGGGGGGNNNRKNWNDGPEQQKQQQFHGRPNHDDAIYRPLKVFDYSNNPTAAKVIDYGHKSGDGNPIDGPSGPNPADGIPEFKAMKTFEYGHSSLTGSNRLGMPGVMGGDHNQAMTGGRGMTAGPGRLGGAGTKRKNKKKNKQQKNGELMTFNQNLQIQSNTVEERSITNPEQGDGQAHNEVRNQSEFQDQADGFQENEERNDLEDISEGEDNLQSIVFDDDNEELPPPPSMKICNQGNAQEQYNPIPGNSDKVAAPAPAMSLFPSAANANDRPSDPMMAPNLEMSVATSENRNTFSLDEVLLYPGRINRPKRICIILRGPPGCGKSHVARLIKEKELQMGGANPRILSIDDYFLIENDYDEKCPKTGKKIPKKEILYEYDDTMEEAYMQCLVKSFKKTLSDNLYDFVIVDCNNNSLRTLNEFYCHAKDSNFVPYIVDLHCDLETCLGRNSHQRTEHDIRVVLDNWCNTPMHYIKLDVSSLLENVVEMEDVEGMATDDNACADVGATVGASAALEDAAVEETDDSNSADASNYCGFLKSKWECDTTEDNLARLDGTKRLMQNRRTTSMADYLQLEDWKPPTNSADGKKRVRWADIEEKRSQKKMRAIGFVVGQTDWNRMMDPNAGSRALNKTKFIERVKRR, translated from the exons ATGTGGGGCCAATGGCAAACCGCCGCCGTAGTGGCTCCAACTGCCGCTCTACCTCCGCAACCGTCGGttccgccaccgctgccggaCGCCCCGCCCCCTCCGCCTCCGTCGGATGCGTCCGCCGGATCCGGAGCACTCTCATCAGTCGGGGCCTCTGCAGCCATAGTCACTGCTGCAGCCACAGTCACAACGGACCCCGGATTCAACCCCTATAGCAGCGGGCAGGCGACGGGGGCTGGCAACCCCTATCAACAGTATACGGCCGCCCAGTACGCGGCCATGACACCCGAGCAGCAGTACGCCCTGCAGCACCACTGGCAACAGTGGCAGACGTACCAGGAGGAGTACGCCAAGTGGCATGCCCAGTACGGCGAACAG TACAAGCGTGAAATGGCAGCAGCCGCGGCCACAACTACCGCGATTCAAGGCGTGCCTGCTCCTATGGTAGCGACTCCTGCACCAGCACCCGTCCCTGTGGTCGCTGCTCCCGGGCCACAGGCCTATCCTGTCGCACATACCTATTACCAAGGCGTCAGCGCCGCGCCGGTGCAGCCAACTACAACCGTGGCCGTCGCGGGAGTGCCGCCACTGCCCGGTAAGATCATGGCCCAGCCGCAGATGTACAAccagccgccgccgccaccacaAAAAGGCGGATACAATCAGCATCCGAATGACATCCAAAGCATGTGGCCGGGACCACCGCCAATGCAGCAGCCGCCGCCAAACAGATATGTTGGCGGTCAAATGAACCAGATGAACTACAACAATGCCGGGCCAGACAACCAGGGATTTCCCAATCTCCAGCAGCCACCGCCAAATCTGCAGAGACCAACAccgcggcagcagcagccgcattCAAACAATATGGACCATGGCCAGTGGGGAAATAACAATAATCGTCCTCCCTGGGATACCAGTGGTCCGCCGCCTGATAATACCGGGCAACCAAATCGCTGGAATGGCCCGCCGCCGGCAAATGATGTCAACAATCGCTGGAATGGAACGTCATTTAACAataacaccaacaccaacaatAACACCAATCGCCGCTGGGATGGGACTTCAAATCAAGCGCCGTCTGGCGGGGATCAGCAACAGAATCGTTGGATGAGCGAACCACCGCCAAGCGTTCCGAATCCCAATCAGCAGCATCAAAACCCGAATTCCTGGATGAGCGGACCACCACCGAGTATAAGTGATCCGTCACAGGACCATCAGCAGCAAAACAATAGCAGCCAGCCACAGAATGCCCGCCCAAATCGCTGGCAAGAAATCAATTCCGACATCGACACACCGCCAATGAGGACCAACAACAAGCCAAATAGCATCCAAAATAGCCGCAATAGTTGGGGAGATGGAGGTGGAGATGGAAACCAAAGCAAGAATCCATTCATCAAGAACCCACAGTCCGATTTTGGCAAATATGGCAACAGTTACAATAACCAAGATCAAGGTAGTTCAGGAGGAAGCAACTTTGGCGGCGGAGGTGGCGGCTTTGGAGATGATAGTGGAGGCAACCAAAGCCAGGACAGTTTTGCTGGACGTGGAAGCGGACCCGgcagtaataataataactttaGTAACAATCGCCGCCAGAACAATCGACGGGATAACAATCGTAACCAGGGATTTTCTGATGAGAGAGGCGGTGGGGATTCTGGTCCAGGCGGCTACAATCAAAATCGTGGCAGTTACAATCAGcgcaacagcttcaatcagtCGAATGCGCCCTACCAGCAGTCCAATAATCAGTCGCAGCAGAACCGCAATCAACAGCAATCATCCGATCTGGACGAGGCCAGTTTCGATCGCCTGTTTGACCAGTGGGAGCAGCAGTTCGAAGAATGGAAGCTCGCCAATGCCAACCATCCGGATCGCGACGAGTATCGCCGCTACGAGGAGGAGTTCGAGAAGCAGCGCCGTCGCATCGCCGAGAGAAGGGAGCAGATGCGCCGACGTCGCCAACTGCAGATGGGTGGTTCGGCAGGAGGCTCGACCACAGAAAAACAGAAGGAAGCAGCCGTAGGTGCATCCATAACCGCGGATCAGCAGCCAAATGAGGATCCCTTCCAAGACCGGGGACATTTTGCTGATCAGGGTCCTTGGCCGGAAAGTGGCTTTGGTGACCAGGGACCCGGATCGGGTCCGAACTTCGGACACGGCAACAGGCAGTCCGGAAATGCTGGTCATTTTGGAAAAGAGAATCGCCCCTTCGAAAGCGCAGGAGTTCCTGCATTCAAAGGCAACCAAGGACCACCACCGGGGATGCACAACCAGTACGAAACCACCAAGGAAGCCATCCAACAGACATTGGACAAGCAGCCAGAGGAATCCAACCAGGGAAGTCTAACCAAGTCGGCGACATCAAATGAAAATTCATCTGATGCAAAGAAAGCAAAAACGACAGCTCCCCCTGTGGATCCACCAATTCCATCCCTGCTGCCGCCCGAAGTCAAAGTCCCGGCTGCACCAGTAGTGCCAGATCCGACAGTGGTTCCGCCCACGCAGCCTCCTCCGGTTTCCACCAATTTTGGCAAGCGCCGGCAAAGCGCTGCTCCCACACAAATACCCGCTAAGCAAGTCAAGGAGGAGCAGCCCATATTCACCATTTCCCtggacgacgacgatgaggaGGAAGAGGTGGTACAGGACGCGCCCGACACGCCCATGGGCCGCATTTTCAAGAAGAACGATGGCATACCCGGTCTGGATTTGGTGGACGATGGCAGTAACAAGAATAAATCGTCCTCGGTCTTCAATGTGGTGCTCAAGGATTCAGGAGATCCAAAAGCGCCTGATGAATCTAAAAAACAGCCGGACGACCAGTCCGCCGCCAAGAAGGGCGACGAATCTCTAAGCAAGGCCCTCAAGGATCCAAATTTCATCAACAATCTCTCCCAGGCGGTGGCCAATGTGCAGGGGCGCGAGCAGCGCGATCGTCACGAGCAACGCGAGGATCATGAATCGGGCACGGATGGACGTCCATTGTCCTTCGCCGAGTGGCAGCGCAAGAAGAACAGCGGCAACGAAAACAAGTCGCAGGATTCCCGCGACTCGGTGAGCACCAATAGCGGTGAGAAACCGGACAAAAATGGCCCACCTGGTGGCTTTGGTCCCGGAAACGGACCAGGCGGACGTCCAGGTCCTGGTCCAGGTCAAAACGATGGATCACGCTTCGATGTCTTTGGACCAAATCAAGTGCCTGGAAATAACTTCATTGACTTGGATAACAATGGTCCACCTAACTTTGGACCACCGGGCAGGAACTTTGGACCCAACGGCCCAGGACCACGTGGAAACTTCGGACCCAACTTCGGGCCCAACTTTGGCCCTAGAGGGCCGTTTATTAGACCAAATGGACCGGGTCCGGGTCCGAATTTCGGACCACACTTCAGACACAATGGCCCCAACTTTGGACCAAACTTTGGCCCCAATTTCGGACCGCGTCCGGGTTCCCGCAACTTCGGACCTCGCGGACCCGATGGTCCTTTCGGTCCGCGACGTGATGACTTCGGCGGTCCGCCGTTTGGCGGTCTACGACCCCACATGGGGCCCAATGGACCCGGTCCCAACATGCGCGGTTTCAACGGTGGACCAATCAGTGATAATCCCTTCCGCCGCCAAGGCGGCCCACCGGGTCCGGGTTTTGGCGACGATGATCTGGGCGCAGGACCGCCGAGAGGACCCAGAAACTTCGGCAACCGCTTTGGAAATCCAggcggaggtggaggaggcggAAACAACAATCGGAAGAACTGGAATGACGG GCcggagcagcagaagcagcaacagttcCATGGCCGCCCGAACCACGATGATGCCATTTATCGACCGTTGAAGGTATTCGACTATTCCAATAACCCAACTGCCGCCAAGGTGATCGATTATGGCCACAAGTCGGGTGATGGCAACCCCATCGATGGGCCATCCGGTCCCAATCCCGCCGACGGAATTCCAGAATTTAAAGCAATGAAGACCTTCGAGTATGGCCACTCCTCGCTCACGGGATCGAATCGCTTGGGAATGCCCGGTGTAATGGGAGGAGATCACAACCAGGCGATGACAGGTGGCCGTGGTATGACAGCGGGACCAGGTAGACTCGGAGGAGCAGGGACCAAGCGCaagaataagaaaaaaaataaacagcaaaAGAACGGGGAGCTAATGACGTTCAATCAAAACCTACAAATCCAATCGAATACGGTTGAAGAACGTAGCATCACAAATCCCGAACAGGGCGATGGG CAGGCCCACAATGAAGTCCGCAACCAGAGCGAATTCCAGGACCAGGCCGATGGGTTCCAGGAAAATGAAGAACGCAATGATCTCGAAGATATTTCCGAAGGTGAAGA TAACCTACAATCTATTGTTTTCGATGATGACAACGAAGAGCTGCCACCGCCGCCATCGATGAAAATATGTAATCAGGGAAATGCTCAGGAGCAGTACAATCCCATCCCTGGAAATTCGGATAAGGTGGCTGCTCCGGCGCCAGCTATGTCACTTTTTCCCTCGGCAGCCAATGCCAATGATAGACCTTCCGACCCAATGATGGCTCCCAATCTGGAGATGTCCGTGGCGACCAGTGAGAATCGCAATACGTTCTCATTGGACGAAGTGCTTTTGTATCCCGGTCGCATAAACCGTCCCAAGCGCATCTGTATTATTTTGCGCGGTCCTCCTGGCTGCGGCAAATCGCATGTAGCACGTCTCATCAAGGAGAAGGAACTGCAGATGGGCGGTGCCAATCCGCGCATTCTAAGCATCGATGATTATTTCCTCATTGAAAACGACTACGATGAGAAGTGCCCCAAAACGGGCAAGAAG ATACCCAAAAAGGAAATTTTGTACGAGTATGATGACACCATGGAAGAGGCATACATGCAATGCCTTGTCAAATCGTTCAAAAAGACACTTAGCGACAATCTGTACGATTTCGTAATCGTGGATTGCAACAATAATTCGCTGCGCACACTGAATGAATTTTATTGCCACGCCAAAGACTCGAATTTTGTG CCCTACATAGTGGACCTGCACTGCGATCTAGAAACGTGCCTTGGTAGAAACTCCCACCAGCGCACCGAGCACGATATCCGTGTGGTGCTGGACAACTGGTGCAACACACCGATGCATTACATCAAACTGGACGTGAGCTCACTCCTCGAAAACGTCGTCGAGATGGAAGACGTTGAAGGCATGGCTACG GACGATAATGCATGCGCCGACGTTGGCGCAACTGTGGGAGCATCCGCGGCACTCGAGGATGCGGCTGTCGAGGAGACAGACGACAGCAATAGCGCCGACGCCTCCAACTAT TGCGGCTTCCTGAAAAGCAAATGGGAATGCGACACCACCGAGGATAATCTAG CCCGCTTGGATGGCACCAAGCGCCTGATGCAGAACCGCAGGACCACCAGCATGGCGGACTATCTCCAGCTGGAGGATTGGAAACCACCCACAAACTCGGCCGATGGCAAGAAGCGG GTGCGATGGGCTGACATCGAGGAAAAGCGCTCGCAGAAGAAGATGCGAGCCATCGGTTTTGTGGTGGGTCAAACCGACTGGAACCGCATGATGGATCCGAATGCCGGCAGTCGGGCTTTGAATAAAACCAAGTTTATCGAGCGCGTCAAGCGTCGCTAG
- the LOC6617513 gene encoding B-cell CLL/lymphoma 9-like protein isoform X3: MWGQWQTAAVVAPTAALPPQPSVPPPLPDAPPPPPPSDASAGSGALSSVGASAAIVTAAATVTTDPGFNPYSSGQATGAGNPYQQYTAAQYAAMTPEQQYALQHHWQQWQTYQEEYAKWHAQYGEQYKREMAAAAATTTAIQGVPAPMVATPAPAPVPVVAAPGPQAYPVAHTYYQGVSAAPVQPTTTVAVAGVPPLPGKIMAQPQMYNQPPPPPQKGGYNQHPNDIQSMWPGPPPMQQPPPNRYVGGQMNQMNYNNAGPDNQGFPNLQQPPPNLQRPTPRQQQPHSNNMDHGQWGNNNNRPPWDTSGPPPDNTGQPNRWNGPPPANDVNNRWNGTSFNNNTNTNNNTNRRWDGTSNQAPSGGDQQQNRWMSEPPPSVPNPNQQHQNPNSWMSGPPPSISDPSQDHQQQNNSSQPQNARPNRWQEINSDIDTPPMRTNNKPNSIQNSRNSWGDGGGDGNQSKNPFIKNPQSDFGKYGNSYNNQDQGSSGGSNFGGGGGGFGDDSGGNQSQDSFAGRGSGPGSNNNNFSNNRRQNNRRDNNRNQGFSDERGGGDSGPGGYNQNRGSYNQRNSFNQSNAPYQQSNNQSQQNRNQQQSSDLDEASFDRLFDQWEQQFEEWKLANANHPDRDEYRRYEEEFEKQRRRIAERREQMRRRRQLQMGGSAGGSTTEKQKEAAVGASITADQQPNEDPFQDRGHFADQGPWPESGFGDQGPGSGPNFGHGNRQSGNAGHFGKENRPFESAGVPAFKGNQGPPPGMHNQYETTKEAIQQTLDKQPEESNQGSLTKSATSNENSSDAKKAKTTAPPVDPPIPSLLPPEVKVPAAPVVPDPTVVPPTQPPPVSTNFGKRRQSAAPTQIPAKQVKEEQPIFTISLDDDDEEEEVVQDAPDTPMGRIFKKNDGIPGLDLVDDGSNKNKSSSVFNVVLKDSGDPKAPDESKKQPDDQSAAKKGDESLSKALKDPNFINNLSQAVANVQGREQRDRHEQREDHESGTDGRPLSFAEWQRKKNSGNENKSQDSRDSVSTNSGEKPDKNGPPGGFGPGNGPGGRPGPGPGQNDGSRFDVFGPNQVPGNNFIDLDNNGPPNFGPPGRNFGPNGPGPRGNFGPNFGPNFGPRGPFIRPNGPGPGPNFGPHFRHNGPNFGPNFGPNFGPRPGSRNFGPRGPDGPFGPRRDDFGGPPFGGLRPHMGPNGPGPNMRGFNGGPISDNPFRRQGGPPGPGFGDDDLGAGPPRGPRNFGNRFGNPGGGGGGGNNNRKNWNDGTIMHAPTLAQLWEHPRHSRMRLSRRQTTAIAPTPPTIAAS, translated from the exons ATGTGGGGCCAATGGCAAACCGCCGCCGTAGTGGCTCCAACTGCCGCTCTACCTCCGCAACCGTCGGttccgccaccgctgccggaCGCCCCGCCCCCTCCGCCTCCGTCGGATGCGTCCGCCGGATCCGGAGCACTCTCATCAGTCGGGGCCTCTGCAGCCATAGTCACTGCTGCAGCCACAGTCACAACGGACCCCGGATTCAACCCCTATAGCAGCGGGCAGGCGACGGGGGCTGGCAACCCCTATCAACAGTATACGGCCGCCCAGTACGCGGCCATGACACCCGAGCAGCAGTACGCCCTGCAGCACCACTGGCAACAGTGGCAGACGTACCAGGAGGAGTACGCCAAGTGGCATGCCCAGTACGGCGAACAG TACAAGCGTGAAATGGCAGCAGCCGCGGCCACAACTACCGCGATTCAAGGCGTGCCTGCTCCTATGGTAGCGACTCCTGCACCAGCACCCGTCCCTGTGGTCGCTGCTCCCGGGCCACAGGCCTATCCTGTCGCACATACCTATTACCAAGGCGTCAGCGCCGCGCCGGTGCAGCCAACTACAACCGTGGCCGTCGCGGGAGTGCCGCCACTGCCCGGTAAGATCATGGCCCAGCCGCAGATGTACAAccagccgccgccgccaccacaAAAAGGCGGATACAATCAGCATCCGAATGACATCCAAAGCATGTGGCCGGGACCACCGCCAATGCAGCAGCCGCCGCCAAACAGATATGTTGGCGGTCAAATGAACCAGATGAACTACAACAATGCCGGGCCAGACAACCAGGGATTTCCCAATCTCCAGCAGCCACCGCCAAATCTGCAGAGACCAACAccgcggcagcagcagccgcattCAAACAATATGGACCATGGCCAGTGGGGAAATAACAATAATCGTCCTCCCTGGGATACCAGTGGTCCGCCGCCTGATAATACCGGGCAACCAAATCGCTGGAATGGCCCGCCGCCGGCAAATGATGTCAACAATCGCTGGAATGGAACGTCATTTAACAataacaccaacaccaacaatAACACCAATCGCCGCTGGGATGGGACTTCAAATCAAGCGCCGTCTGGCGGGGATCAGCAACAGAATCGTTGGATGAGCGAACCACCGCCAAGCGTTCCGAATCCCAATCAGCAGCATCAAAACCCGAATTCCTGGATGAGCGGACCACCACCGAGTATAAGTGATCCGTCACAGGACCATCAGCAGCAAAACAATAGCAGCCAGCCACAGAATGCCCGCCCAAATCGCTGGCAAGAAATCAATTCCGACATCGACACACCGCCAATGAGGACCAACAACAAGCCAAATAGCATCCAAAATAGCCGCAATAGTTGGGGAGATGGAGGTGGAGATGGAAACCAAAGCAAGAATCCATTCATCAAGAACCCACAGTCCGATTTTGGCAAATATGGCAACAGTTACAATAACCAAGATCAAGGTAGTTCAGGAGGAAGCAACTTTGGCGGCGGAGGTGGCGGCTTTGGAGATGATAGTGGAGGCAACCAAAGCCAGGACAGTTTTGCTGGACGTGGAAGCGGACCCGgcagtaataataataactttaGTAACAATCGCCGCCAGAACAATCGACGGGATAACAATCGTAACCAGGGATTTTCTGATGAGAGAGGCGGTGGGGATTCTGGTCCAGGCGGCTACAATCAAAATCGTGGCAGTTACAATCAGcgcaacagcttcaatcagtCGAATGCGCCCTACCAGCAGTCCAATAATCAGTCGCAGCAGAACCGCAATCAACAGCAATCATCCGATCTGGACGAGGCCAGTTTCGATCGCCTGTTTGACCAGTGGGAGCAGCAGTTCGAAGAATGGAAGCTCGCCAATGCCAACCATCCGGATCGCGACGAGTATCGCCGCTACGAGGAGGAGTTCGAGAAGCAGCGCCGTCGCATCGCCGAGAGAAGGGAGCAGATGCGCCGACGTCGCCAACTGCAGATGGGTGGTTCGGCAGGAGGCTCGACCACAGAAAAACAGAAGGAAGCAGCCGTAGGTGCATCCATAACCGCGGATCAGCAGCCAAATGAGGATCCCTTCCAAGACCGGGGACATTTTGCTGATCAGGGTCCTTGGCCGGAAAGTGGCTTTGGTGACCAGGGACCCGGATCGGGTCCGAACTTCGGACACGGCAACAGGCAGTCCGGAAATGCTGGTCATTTTGGAAAAGAGAATCGCCCCTTCGAAAGCGCAGGAGTTCCTGCATTCAAAGGCAACCAAGGACCACCACCGGGGATGCACAACCAGTACGAAACCACCAAGGAAGCCATCCAACAGACATTGGACAAGCAGCCAGAGGAATCCAACCAGGGAAGTCTAACCAAGTCGGCGACATCAAATGAAAATTCATCTGATGCAAAGAAAGCAAAAACGACAGCTCCCCCTGTGGATCCACCAATTCCATCCCTGCTGCCGCCCGAAGTCAAAGTCCCGGCTGCACCAGTAGTGCCAGATCCGACAGTGGTTCCGCCCACGCAGCCTCCTCCGGTTTCCACCAATTTTGGCAAGCGCCGGCAAAGCGCTGCTCCCACACAAATACCCGCTAAGCAAGTCAAGGAGGAGCAGCCCATATTCACCATTTCCCtggacgacgacgatgaggaGGAAGAGGTGGTACAGGACGCGCCCGACACGCCCATGGGCCGCATTTTCAAGAAGAACGATGGCATACCCGGTCTGGATTTGGTGGACGATGGCAGTAACAAGAATAAATCGTCCTCGGTCTTCAATGTGGTGCTCAAGGATTCAGGAGATCCAAAAGCGCCTGATGAATCTAAAAAACAGCCGGACGACCAGTCCGCCGCCAAGAAGGGCGACGAATCTCTAAGCAAGGCCCTCAAGGATCCAAATTTCATCAACAATCTCTCCCAGGCGGTGGCCAATGTGCAGGGGCGCGAGCAGCGCGATCGTCACGAGCAACGCGAGGATCATGAATCGGGCACGGATGGACGTCCATTGTCCTTCGCCGAGTGGCAGCGCAAGAAGAACAGCGGCAACGAAAACAAGTCGCAGGATTCCCGCGACTCGGTGAGCACCAATAGCGGTGAGAAACCGGACAAAAATGGCCCACCTGGTGGCTTTGGTCCCGGAAACGGACCAGGCGGACGTCCAGGTCCTGGTCCAGGTCAAAACGATGGATCACGCTTCGATGTCTTTGGACCAAATCAAGTGCCTGGAAATAACTTCATTGACTTGGATAACAATGGTCCACCTAACTTTGGACCACCGGGCAGGAACTTTGGACCCAACGGCCCAGGACCACGTGGAAACTTCGGACCCAACTTCGGGCCCAACTTTGGCCCTAGAGGGCCGTTTATTAGACCAAATGGACCGGGTCCGGGTCCGAATTTCGGACCACACTTCAGACACAATGGCCCCAACTTTGGACCAAACTTTGGCCCCAATTTCGGACCGCGTCCGGGTTCCCGCAACTTCGGACCTCGCGGACCCGATGGTCCTTTCGGTCCGCGACGTGATGACTTCGGCGGTCCGCCGTTTGGCGGTCTACGACCCCACATGGGGCCCAATGGACCCGGTCCCAACATGCGCGGTTTCAACGGTGGACCAATCAGTGATAATCCCTTCCGCCGCCAAGGCGGCCCACCGGGTCCGGGTTTTGGCGACGATGATCTGGGCGCAGGACCGCCGAGAGGACCCAGAAACTTCGGCAACCGCTTTGGAAATCCAggcggaggtggaggaggcggAAACAACAATCGGAAGAACTGGAATGACGG GACGATAATGCATGCGCCGACGTTGGCGCAACTGTGGGAGCATCCGCGGCACTCGAGGATGCGGCTGTCGAGGAGACAGACGACAGCAATAGCGCCGACGCCTCCAACTAT TGCGGCTTCCTGA